One Streptomyces hundungensis DNA segment encodes these proteins:
- a CDS encoding DUF1772 domain-containing protein: protein MNTHDNMRVGGGSWALGAATVATGLAAGSFFVFSCAVMPALARSDDHTYVAVMRNINDVIQNPVFFASFLGAPVLIAVAAWQQRHEPGVRGSTYAALGAYALAFVLTSAVNVPLNDALARATDPAAARAHFEGPWVAWNAVRAGLCTLSLGFLARACLGRLSPRRPRISRRRPGRVPVGSRA from the coding sequence ATGAACACACACGACAACATGCGGGTCGGCGGCGGCAGTTGGGCCCTGGGGGCGGCCACGGTGGCCACGGGGCTCGCGGCGGGTTCGTTCTTCGTCTTCTCCTGTGCGGTGATGCCCGCGCTCGCCCGCAGCGACGACCACACCTACGTCGCGGTCATGCGGAACATCAACGACGTGATCCAGAACCCGGTCTTCTTCGCGAGCTTCCTCGGGGCGCCGGTGCTGATCGCGGTCGCGGCCTGGCAGCAGCGCCACGAGCCCGGGGTGCGCGGCTCGACGTATGCCGCGCTCGGCGCGTACGCCCTGGCCTTCGTGCTCACCAGTGCGGTGAACGTGCCCCTGAACGACGCCCTGGCCCGCGCCACCGACCCGGCGGCCGCCCGTGCCCATTTCGAGGGGCCCTGGGTGGCGTGGAACGCGGTGCGGGCCGGGCTGTGCACGCTGTCCCTGGGCTTTCTGGCGCGGGCCTGTCTGGGGCGGCTCAGTCCGCGTCGTCCGCGTATTTCGCGTCGGCGGCCGGGTCGAGTGCCAGTCGGTAGCCGCGCTTGA
- a CDS encoding CGNR zinc finger domain-containing protein yields MVRFDSGRICLDLVATGARESEQLGRVEELSRWLLAAGLVPRDTPLAGIDDDWLARFLELRRCVSQLIHAELGGPADAAPAALDRVNALAAAAPPGVRAVRGADGGLVRTLSRAPECGALLAVVARDAVDLLTDPEARSRLRQCEGDSCRLLYLDTSRGRRRRWCSSEACGNRERVARHRRRLAAL; encoded by the coding sequence ATGGTGCGGTTCGACTCCGGGCGGATCTGTCTGGATCTGGTGGCGACCGGAGCGCGGGAGAGCGAACAGCTGGGCCGCGTCGAGGAGTTGAGCCGCTGGCTGCTCGCCGCCGGACTCGTCCCGCGCGACACCCCCCTCGCCGGGATCGACGACGACTGGCTCGCCCGCTTCCTCGAACTACGGCGCTGCGTGAGCCAGTTGATCCACGCGGAACTGGGCGGACCCGCCGATGCGGCCCCCGCGGCCCTCGACCGCGTCAACGCGCTCGCCGCGGCCGCGCCGCCGGGCGTACGGGCCGTCAGAGGCGCGGACGGCGGCCTGGTGCGCACCCTGAGCCGGGCCCCCGAGTGCGGCGCGCTGCTCGCCGTCGTCGCACGGGACGCCGTCGACCTGCTCACCGACCCCGAGGCGAGATCCCGGCTCCGCCAGTGCGAGGGCGACAGCTGCCGGCTGCTCTACCTCGACACCTCGCGCGGGCGCCGGCGCCGCTGGTGCTCCAGCGAGGCGTGCGGAAACCGCGAACGGGTCGCCCGGCACCGGCGCCGGCTCGCCGCCCTGTGA
- a CDS encoding sigma-70 family RNA polymerase sigma factor, producing the protein MVSTWRCRLRKDAAVADDRPRGAKHRSVPDEELMRALYREHAGPLLGYVMRLVAGDRQRAEDVVQETLIRAWKNAGQLNRATGSVRPWLVTVARRIVIDGHRSRQARPQEVDPSPLEVMPAEDEIDKALWLMTLSDALDDLTPAHREALVETYFKGRTVNEAAQALGVPSGTVRSRVFYALRSMKLALEERGVTT; encoded by the coding sequence ATGGTCTCGACCTGGAGGTGCCGGTTGCGCAAGGATGCCGCCGTGGCCGATGACCGTCCGCGAGGGGCCAAGCACCGCTCCGTGCCCGACGAGGAGCTGATGCGGGCGCTGTACCGCGAGCACGCGGGGCCGCTGCTCGGGTACGTGATGCGTCTCGTCGCCGGTGACCGCCAGCGGGCCGAGGACGTCGTGCAGGAGACGCTCATCCGTGCCTGGAAGAACGCCGGTCAGCTCAATCGGGCCACCGGTTCGGTCCGCCCCTGGCTGGTGACGGTCGCGCGCCGCATCGTCATCGACGGCCACCGCAGCCGGCAGGCCCGGCCGCAGGAGGTCGATCCGTCGCCGCTGGAGGTCATGCCCGCGGAGGACGAGATCGACAAGGCGTTGTGGCTGATGACCCTCTCCGATGCACTCGACGACCTCACCCCGGCCCACCGGGAGGCACTCGTCGAGACGTACTTCAAGGGACGTACGGTCAACGAGGCGGCCCAGGCGCTCGGCGTACCCAGCGGGACCGTGCGGTCCCGGGTCTTCTACGCCCTGCGCTCCATGAAACTCGCACTGGAGGAACGGGGGGTGACGACATGA
- a CDS encoding anti-sigma factor family protein: protein MTSGEYAQGSPHEAVGAYVLGVLDDAEATAFEAHLAGCEPCAAELDALAGMEPMLAGLKEFPGPAAQPLRPAPPDLSMALINEVAAQRARRRRRTTYLVAAAAALIVGGPAVAVVATSSGTGTHQSAEAHPTSPAEDAFFNHMTQKTSATDPTSEVTATVGTEPKAWGTHTVLELKNVKGPLKCSLIAIGKNGERETVTSWAVPNWGYGIKDSPHESARYPLYVHGGTAMTHDQIDHFEVRTFDGKALVDIPA, encoded by the coding sequence ATGACGAGCGGGGAGTACGCGCAGGGCTCGCCGCACGAGGCCGTCGGCGCGTATGTGCTCGGGGTCCTGGACGACGCCGAGGCCACCGCCTTCGAGGCCCACCTCGCGGGCTGCGAGCCGTGCGCCGCCGAACTCGACGCCCTGGCGGGCATGGAGCCGATGCTGGCCGGCCTCAAGGAGTTCCCGGGCCCCGCGGCCCAGCCCCTGCGCCCGGCGCCGCCCGATCTGTCCATGGCCCTGATCAACGAGGTCGCGGCCCAGCGGGCCCGGCGCAGGCGGCGCACCACCTATCTGGTGGCGGCCGCGGCGGCGCTGATCGTGGGCGGCCCGGCGGTCGCGGTGGTGGCGACCTCCTCGGGCACCGGCACCCACCAGAGCGCCGAGGCGCACCCGACCAGCCCGGCCGAGGATGCCTTCTTCAACCACATGACCCAGAAGACCTCCGCGACCGACCCGACGTCGGAGGTGACCGCGACCGTCGGCACCGAGCCCAAGGCCTGGGGCACCCACACGGTCCTGGAACTGAAGAACGTCAAGGGCCCGCTCAAGTGCAGCCTGATCGCGATCGGCAAGAACGGCGAACGCGAGACGGTCACCTCCTGGGCGGTGCCCAACTGGGGCTACGGCATCAAGGACAGCCCCCACGAATCGGCTCGGTACCCGCTGTACGTGCACGGCGGCACCGCGATGACCCACGACCAGATCGACCACTTCGAGGTCCGTACGTTCGACGGGAAGGCGCTCGTGGACATCCCCGCATGA
- a CDS encoding HelD family protein, protein MAAQDAAVDTASGTAESTVDSVREREIAGEQVHLDQVYRRLEEKIHEAEFLMNDAAKRGQVGTPGALAERDAQVFRAGVHLNRLNNEFEDFLFGRIDLLLGQDGKKGPDGAYTSIDPAEDAVRPDGTADIAETLHIGRIGVLDSDYSPLVIDWRAPAAAPFYRSTPVDPGRVVRRRVIRSKGRKVLGVEDDLMRPELRATLNGAELPVIGDGALMAALGQARSHTMRDIVASIQAEQDMVIRAPAASVTYVEGGPGTGKTAVALHRAAYLLYQDRRRYSGGILIVSPTPLLVSYTEGVLPSLGEEGQVAIRAVGNLVDGAEATEYDDPAIARIKGSSRMLHVLRRAARGALEGPGEQQSRRSRRRGGEQLALGEQAPQPHPAQRLRVVAFGARIELEGEELRRIRQTVLGGTAPVNLLRPRARRLLLDALWSKSAAAGRAGDVSRGDPELAAELRSSFDDDITSEDAFIAFLDAWWPELTPRGVLAAMADEKRLGRWARRVLNQGEVRRLARSLARAADGAFSVHDVALLDELETLLGAPARPKRKREYDPLDALTGLEELMPHREETQRERAERLALERTEYAHVIVDEAQDLTPMQWRMVGRRGRTATWTVVGDPAQSSWSDPDEAAEARDEALGSRPRRRFELTVNYRNPAEIAELAARVLALAMPGMKSPAAVRSTGVEPRFAVVRDGDLARTVREEAARLLDRVDGTVGVVVAMRRREQAARWLAELGDRVVALGSLEAKGLEYDATVVVSPAEIADESPAGLRVLYVALTRATQQLTVVSGDRDEPDAAGVPDLLRE, encoded by the coding sequence GTGGCCGCGCAGGATGCCGCTGTCGATACCGCTTCCGGTACCGCCGAATCCACTGTGGATTCGGTCCGGGAACGCGAGATCGCTGGGGAACAGGTACATCTCGACCAGGTGTACCGCCGCCTGGAGGAGAAGATCCACGAGGCGGAGTTCCTGATGAACGACGCCGCCAAGCGGGGTCAGGTCGGCACGCCCGGCGCCCTCGCCGAACGCGACGCACAGGTGTTCCGGGCGGGGGTCCATCTCAACCGTCTCAACAACGAGTTCGAGGACTTCCTCTTCGGCCGCATCGACCTCCTGCTCGGCCAGGACGGCAAGAAGGGGCCGGACGGCGCGTACACCTCGATCGACCCGGCCGAGGACGCCGTGCGCCCGGACGGCACGGCCGACATCGCCGAAACGTTGCACATCGGCCGCATCGGCGTCCTGGACTCCGACTACTCGCCGCTGGTCATCGACTGGCGCGCGCCCGCCGCGGCGCCGTTCTACCGCTCGACCCCGGTCGACCCGGGCCGGGTCGTACGGCGGCGCGTCATCCGCTCCAAGGGCCGCAAGGTGCTCGGCGTCGAGGACGACCTGATGCGCCCCGAGCTGCGGGCGACCCTGAACGGCGCGGAGCTGCCCGTCATCGGCGACGGCGCCCTCATGGCCGCGCTCGGCCAGGCCCGCAGCCACACCATGCGGGACATCGTCGCCTCCATCCAGGCCGAGCAGGACATGGTGATCCGGGCGCCCGCGGCCTCCGTCACCTACGTCGAGGGCGGCCCCGGCACCGGCAAGACCGCCGTCGCCCTGCACCGCGCCGCCTATCTGCTCTACCAGGACCGGCGGCGCTACTCCGGCGGCATCCTGATCGTCTCGCCGACGCCGCTGCTCGTCTCGTACACCGAGGGCGTACTGCCCTCGCTCGGCGAGGAGGGCCAGGTCGCGATCCGGGCCGTCGGCAACCTCGTGGACGGCGCGGAGGCCACCGAGTACGACGACCCGGCCATCGCCCGGATCAAGGGCTCCTCCCGCATGCTGCACGTGCTGCGCCGGGCCGCCAGGGGCGCCCTGGAAGGGCCGGGGGAGCAGCAGTCCAGACGCTCCCGGCGGCGCGGCGGCGAACAGCTCGCCCTCGGCGAGCAGGCCCCGCAGCCGCACCCCGCCCAGCGGCTGCGCGTCGTCGCGTTCGGCGCGCGCATCGAGCTGGAGGGCGAGGAGCTGCGCCGCATCCGCCAGACCGTGCTCGGCGGCACCGCACCCGTCAACCTGCTGCGCCCGCGCGCCCGCCGACTGCTCCTGGACGCGCTGTGGTCGAAGTCGGCCGCGGCCGGCCGCGCCGGTGACGTCTCCCGGGGCGACCCGGAGCTCGCCGCCGAACTGCGCTCCTCCTTCGACGACGACATCACCTCCGAGGACGCCTTCATCGCCTTCCTCGACGCCTGGTGGCCCGAGCTCACCCCGCGCGGGGTGCTGGCCGCGATGGCCGACGAGAAGCGCTTGGGGCGCTGGGCGCGCCGCGTCCTGAACCAGGGCGAGGTGCGCCGCCTGGCGCGCTCGCTGGCCCGGGCAGCGGATGGCGCGTTCTCCGTGCACGACGTGGCGCTGCTGGACGAGCTGGAGACGCTGCTCGGCGCCCCGGCCCGGCCGAAGAGGAAGCGCGAGTACGATCCGCTGGACGCGCTGACGGGTCTTGAGGAGCTGATGCCGCACCGCGAGGAGACCCAGCGCGAGCGCGCGGAGCGGCTCGCCCTGGAGCGCACCGAGTACGCCCACGTCATCGTGGACGAGGCGCAGGACCTCACGCCCATGCAGTGGCGCATGGTGGGCCGGCGCGGGCGCACCGCCACCTGGACGGTGGTGGGTGACCCCGCCCAGTCCTCCTGGTCCGACCCGGACGAGGCCGCCGAGGCCCGGGACGAGGCGCTGGGCAGCCGCCCGCGCCGCCGTTTCGAGCTGACCGTCAACTACCGCAACCCGGCCGAGATCGCCGAACTGGCCGCCCGCGTCCTGGCGTTGGCGATGCCGGGCATGAAGTCCCCGGCCGCCGTCCGCTCCACCGGCGTCGAGCCCCGGTTCGCGGTCGTACGCGACGGCGACCTCGCGCGCACGGTGCGCGAGGAGGCGGCGCGGCTGCTCGACCGGGTGGACGGCACGGTCGGCGTGGTCGTCGCGATGCGCCGCCGCGAGCAGGCCGCGCGCTGGCTGGCGGAGCTCGGCGACCGGGTGGTGGCGCTGGGCAGCCTGGAGGCCAAGGGTCTGGAGTACGACGCCACGGTGGTCGTCAGCCCGGCCGAGATCGCGGACGAGTCCCCGGCCGGACTGCGGGTGCTGTACGTGGCGTTGACCCGGGCGACCCAGCAGCTCACGGTCGTCTCGGGGGACCGGGACGAGCCCGACGCGGCGGGGGTGCCGGATCTGCTCCGCGAGTAA
- a CDS encoding NAD-dependent malic enzyme has product MATAPSVSYSMTVRLEVPASGTAVSQLTTAVESSGGSVTGLDVTASGHEKLRIDVTIAATSTSHADEIVEELRGIEGVSLGKVSDRTFLMHLGGKIEMQSKHPIRNRDDLSMIYTPGVARVCMAIAENPEDARRLTIKRNTVAVVTDGSAVLGLGNIGPMAAMPVMEGKAALFKRFADIDAWPLCLDTQDTDEIVAIVKAIAPGFAGINLEDISAPRCFEIEARLREALDIPVFHDDQHGTAIVVLASLTNALRVVGKGMGDVRVVMSGAGAAGTAILKLLLAAGVKNAVVADIHGVVHAGREDLVDASPESALRWIADNTNPEGLTGTLKEAVVGADVFIGVSAPNVLNGDDVAAMAEGAIVFALANPDPEVDPAIARETAAVVATGRSDFPNQINNVLVFPGVFRGLLDAQSRTVNTDMMLAAAGALADVVAEDELNANYIIPSVFNDKVAGAVAGAVRTAAKAAGAAVTGPTSA; this is encoded by the coding sequence ATGGCAACGGCGCCCAGCGTCTCGTACTCGATGACGGTCCGCCTTGAGGTGCCCGCCAGCGGCACGGCGGTCTCCCAGCTCACCACGGCCGTGGAGTCCTCCGGCGGATCGGTGACCGGCCTCGACGTGACCGCCTCCGGCCACGAGAAGCTGCGGATCGACGTCACCATCGCGGCCACCTCCACCTCGCACGCCGACGAGATCGTCGAGGAGCTGCGCGGCATCGAGGGCGTCAGCCTCGGCAAGGTCTCCGACCGTACGTTCCTGATGCACCTCGGCGGCAAGATCGAGATGCAGTCGAAGCACCCCATCCGCAACCGTGACGACCTCTCGATGATCTACACCCCGGGCGTCGCCCGGGTGTGCATGGCGATCGCCGAGAACCCCGAGGACGCCCGGCGCCTGACCATCAAGCGCAACACCGTCGCAGTCGTGACGGACGGCTCCGCGGTGCTCGGCCTCGGCAACATCGGCCCGATGGCCGCCATGCCGGTCATGGAGGGCAAGGCGGCCCTCTTCAAGCGCTTCGCCGACATCGACGCCTGGCCGCTGTGCCTGGACACCCAGGACACCGACGAGATCGTCGCCATCGTCAAGGCGATCGCCCCCGGCTTCGCGGGCATCAACCTCGAGGACATCTCCGCGCCGCGCTGCTTCGAGATCGAGGCGCGGCTGCGCGAGGCCCTCGACATCCCCGTCTTCCACGACGACCAGCACGGCACCGCGATCGTGGTGCTGGCCTCGCTGACCAACGCGCTGCGCGTGGTGGGCAAGGGAATGGGTGACGTACGCGTCGTCATGTCCGGCGCCGGCGCGGCCGGTACCGCCATCCTGAAGCTGCTGCTCGCGGCGGGCGTCAAGAACGCCGTCGTCGCCGACATCCACGGCGTGGTGCACGCGGGGCGCGAGGACCTGGTGGACGCGAGCCCCGAGTCCGCGCTGCGCTGGATCGCCGACAACACCAACCCCGAGGGCCTCACCGGCACCCTCAAGGAGGCCGTGGTCGGCGCCGACGTCTTCATCGGGGTCTCCGCCCCCAACGTCCTCAACGGCGACGACGTCGCCGCGATGGCCGAGGGCGCGATCGTGTTCGCGCTCGCGAACCCGGACCCCGAGGTGGACCCCGCGATCGCCCGCGAGACGGCGGCGGTCGTGGCCACCGGCCGCTCGGACTTCCCCAACCAGATCAACAACGTGCTGGTCTTCCCGGGTGTCTTCCGCGGCCTGCTCGACGCCCAGTCCCGCACCGTCAACACGGACATGATGCTGGCCGCCGCGGGCGCCCTCGCGGACGTCGTCGCCGAGGACGAGCTGAACGCGAACTACATCATCCCGTCGGTCTTCAACGACAAGGTCGCCGGGGCCGTCGCCGGGGCCGTCCGCACCGCCGCCAAGGCCGCCGGAGCCGCTGTGACAGGGCCCACGTCGGCCTGA
- a CDS encoding HU family DNA-binding protein translates to MNRSELVAALADRAEVTRKDADAVLAALAETVGEIVAKGDEKVTIPGFLTFERTHRAARTARNPQTGDPINIPAGYSVKVSAGSKLKEAAKGK, encoded by the coding sequence ATGAACCGCAGTGAGCTGGTGGCCGCGCTGGCCGACCGCGCCGAGGTGACCCGCAAGGACGCCGACGCTGTCCTCGCCGCTCTCGCCGAGACGGTCGGCGAGATCGTCGCCAAGGGCGACGAGAAGGTCACCATCCCCGGCTTCCTGACCTTCGAGCGCACCCACCGTGCCGCTCGTACCGCTCGTAACCCGCAGACCGGCGACCCGATCAACATCCCGGCCGGCTACAGCGTGAAGGTCTCCGCGGGCTCGAAGCTCAAGGAAGCCGCCAAGGGCAAGTAA
- the murA gene encoding UDP-N-acetylglucosamine 1-carboxyvinyltransferase yields the protein MTGTDDVLLVHGGTPLEGEIRVRGAKNLVPKAMVAALLGSGPSRLRNVPDIRDVRVVRGLLQLHGVTVRPGDEPGELILDPSHVESANVADIDAHAGSSRIPILLCGPLLHRLGHAFIPGLGGCDIGGRPIDFHFEVLRQFGATIEKRADGQYLEAPQRLRGCKITLPYPSVGATEQVLLTAVLAEGVTELSNAAVEPEIEDLICVLQKMGAIIAMDTDRTIRVTGVDTLGGYTHRALSDRLEAASWASAALATEGNIYVRGAQQRSMMTFLNTYRKVGGAFEIDDEGIRFWHPGGSLKSIALETDVHPGFQTDWQQPLVVALTQATGLSIVHETVYESRLGFTSALNQMGAHIQLYRECLGGSDCRFGQRNFLHSAVVSGPTKLQGADLVIPDLRGGFSYLIAALAAQGTSRVHGIDLINRGYENFMEKLESLGAKVELPNGSLV from the coding sequence ATGACCGGCACAGACGATGTACTGCTTGTCCACGGCGGAACCCCGCTCGAGGGCGAGATCCGCGTCCGCGGCGCGAAGAACCTCGTGCCGAAGGCGATGGTCGCCGCCCTTCTCGGCAGCGGCCCGAGCAGACTGCGCAACGTGCCCGACATCCGCGACGTACGCGTCGTGCGGGGCCTGCTGCAACTGCACGGCGTCACCGTCCGCCCCGGCGACGAGCCGGGCGAGCTGATTCTCGACCCGTCCCACGTCGAGTCCGCCAACGTCGCCGACATCGACGCGCACGCGGGTTCCTCGCGGATCCCGATCCTGCTCTGCGGCCCGCTGCTGCACCGCCTGGGCCACGCCTTCATCCCGGGCCTCGGCGGCTGCGACATCGGCGGCCGGCCGATCGACTTCCACTTCGAGGTGCTCCGCCAGTTCGGCGCGACCATCGAGAAGCGCGCCGACGGCCAGTACCTGGAGGCCCCCCAGCGCCTTCGCGGTTGCAAGATCACGCTGCCCTACCCCTCGGTCGGCGCGACCGAGCAGGTGCTGCTCACCGCCGTGCTGGCGGAGGGCGTGACCGAGCTCTCCAACGCCGCGGTGGAGCCCGAGATCGAGGACCTCATCTGCGTGTTGCAGAAGATGGGCGCGATCATCGCCATGGACACCGACCGGACCATCCGGGTCACCGGTGTCGACACCCTCGGCGGGTACACCCACCGCGCCCTCTCGGACCGCCTGGAGGCCGCCTCGTGGGCGTCCGCCGCGCTGGCGACCGAGGGCAACATCTACGTCCGCGGCGCCCAGCAGCGCTCGATGATGACGTTCCTGAACACCTACCGGAAGGTCGGCGGCGCCTTCGAGATCGACGACGAGGGCATCCGCTTCTGGCACCCCGGGGGCTCGCTCAAGTCGATCGCGCTCGAAACGGACGTGCACCCCGGCTTCCAGACGGACTGGCAGCAGCCGCTGGTCGTCGCCCTCACCCAGGCCACCGGCCTGTCCATCGTCCACGAGACGGTGTACGAGTCGCGGCTCGGGTTCACCTCGGCGCTCAACCAGATGGGTGCGCACATCCAGCTCTACCGCGAGTGCCTGGGCGGTTCCGACTGCCGCTTCGGGCAGCGCAACTTCCTGCACTCCGCGGTCGTGAGCGGGCCCACGAAGCTCCAGGGCGCGGATCTGGTCATCCCGGACCTGCGGGGTGGGTTCTCGTACCTCATCGCGGCGCTGGCGGCGCAGGGGACGTCCCGGGTGCACGGGATCGATCTGATCAACCGGGGCTACGAGAACTTCATGGAGAAGCTCGAAAGCCTCGGCGCGAAGGTCGAACTCCCCAACGGTTCGCTGGTCTAA
- a CDS encoding YqgE/AlgH family protein: protein MTEVSSLTGRLLVATPALADPNFDRAVVLLLDHDEEGTLGVVLNRPTPVGVGDILESWAGLAGEPGVVFQGGPVSLDSALGVAVIPGDEGPLGWRRVYGAIGLVDLEAPPELLAAALGSLRIFAGYAGWGPGQLEDELTDGAWYVVESEPGDVSSPEPESLWRAVLRRQRSELAMVATYPDDPSLN from the coding sequence ATGACCGAGGTGTCCTCGCTCACCGGGCGGCTGCTCGTCGCCACCCCCGCGCTCGCGGATCCCAACTTCGACCGCGCGGTGGTGCTGCTCCTCGACCACGACGAGGAGGGCACGCTCGGCGTGGTCCTGAACCGCCCGACGCCGGTCGGCGTGGGCGACATCCTGGAGTCCTGGGCGGGTCTCGCGGGCGAGCCCGGCGTGGTCTTCCAGGGCGGCCCGGTCTCCCTGGACTCGGCCCTGGGGGTCGCCGTCATCCCCGGCGACGAGGGGCCGCTCGGCTGGCGCCGGGTGTATGGGGCGATCGGCCTGGTCGACCTGGAGGCGCCCCCGGAACTGCTCGCGGCGGCGCTCGGCTCGCTGCGGATCTTCGCCGGGTACGCGGGCTGGGGCCCGGGCCAGTTGGAGGACGAGCTCACCGACGGCGCCTGGTACGTGGTCGAGTCGGAGCCCGGTGACGTCTCGTCCCCGGAACCGGAGAGCCTGTGGCGGGCGGTGCTGCGCCGCCAGCGCAGCGAGCTCGCGATGGTGGCCACCTATCCGGACGACCCCTCGCTCAATTGA
- a CDS encoding DUF3039 domain-containing protein: MSTLEPERGAGTGTLVEPTPQVSNGDGDHERFAHYVQKDKIMASALDGTPVVALCGKVWVPGRDPKKYPVCPMCKEIYESMGAGGDKDKDKGGKDKK, encoded by the coding sequence ATGAGCACTCTTGAGCCCGAGCGCGGGGCAGGTACGGGGACCCTCGTAGAGCCGACACCCCAGGTGTCGAACGGCGACGGCGACCACGAGCGCTTCGCCCACTACGTCCAGAAGGACAAGATCATGGCGAGCGCGCTGGACGGCACGCCCGTCGTCGCGCTCTGCGGCAAGGTCTGGGTGCCGGGGCGCGACCCGAAGAAGTACCCGGTCTGCCCGATGTGCAAGGAGATCTACGAGTCCATGGGCGCCGGCGGCGACAAGGACAAGGACAAGGGCGGCAAGGACAAGAAGTAA
- a CDS encoding extracellular solute-binding protein: MKLSARTALPLAALALAGLAACAPGTSDNGAKSDDKSGTLRVWLFQEVNNGPKQHVVDRAVAAFEKSHQGAQVQVEYIPVESRAQKIKAAFNDPGSAPDLIEYGNTDTAGYVKDGGLAEVSAEFVAWDEAKDTDPTAKQSVTVGGKIYGAPLFVGVRALYYRTDVLKELGLAVPRTQDELIATAKKIHQSKPDLYGLVVGGAYTYGALPFLWANGGELATENGGKYTSALDAEPARKGITAYTSLFGDDNCPAAKCAQMGGNATVTAFAGGKAAMAIGGDFNHAAVDAGAVKGKYAVVPLPGRAPGSIAPAFAGGNNIGVLKSSSHRTLAVGLMEQLAGKATQRELFDAMGFLPTYTDVRADVAKKQPFVEPFVRTLAAGAKFVPASPGWGRIDSSLVLPTMFQEIVSGKKDVAKASSDAAKRMNDVFGAAG; encoded by the coding sequence GTGAAGCTCTCTGCCCGAACCGCCTTGCCGCTGGCGGCACTTGCCCTCGCCGGCCTGGCCGCCTGCGCCCCGGGGACGTCCGACAACGGCGCGAAGAGCGACGACAAGAGCGGCACCCTGAGGGTCTGGCTCTTCCAGGAGGTGAACAACGGGCCCAAACAGCACGTCGTCGACCGGGCCGTGGCCGCCTTCGAGAAGTCCCACCAGGGGGCCCAGGTCCAGGTCGAGTACATACCCGTCGAGTCCCGCGCCCAGAAGATCAAGGCCGCCTTCAACGACCCCGGCTCCGCGCCCGACCTGATCGAGTACGGCAACACGGACACGGCCGGCTATGTGAAGGACGGCGGACTCGCCGAGGTGAGCGCCGAGTTCGTCGCCTGGGACGAGGCGAAGGACACCGACCCGACCGCCAAGCAGTCCGTCACGGTCGGCGGAAAGATCTACGGCGCCCCGCTGTTCGTGGGCGTACGCGCGCTGTACTACCGCACCGACGTCCTGAAGGAGCTGGGCCTCGCCGTGCCCAGGACGCAGGACGAGCTGATCGCGACCGCCAAGAAGATCCACCAGTCGAAGCCCGACCTCTACGGGCTCGTGGTCGGCGGCGCCTACACCTACGGGGCGCTGCCGTTCCTGTGGGCCAACGGGGGAGAACTGGCCACCGAGAACGGCGGAAAATACACCTCGGCCCTCGACGCCGAGCCCGCCCGCAAGGGCATCACGGCCTACACCTCGCTCTTCGGCGACGACAACTGCCCCGCCGCCAAGTGCGCGCAGATGGGCGGCAACGCCACCGTGACCGCGTTCGCGGGCGGCAAGGCGGCCATGGCGATCGGCGGCGACTTCAACCACGCCGCCGTCGACGCCGGCGCCGTCAAGGGCAAGTACGCCGTCGTGCCGCTGCCCGGCCGGGCCCCCGGCTCCATCGCCCCGGCCTTCGCGGGCGGCAACAACATCGGCGTACTGAAGAGCAGTTCGCACCGCACGCTCGCCGTCGGCCTCATGGAGCAGCTCGCCGGAAAGGCCACCCAGCGCGAACTCTTCGACGCGATGGGCTTCCTGCCGACCTACACCGACGTACGGGCCGACGTCGCGAAGAAGCAGCCCTTCGTCGAGCCGTTCGTGCGCACCCTGGCCGCGGGCGCCAAGTTCGTTCCCGCCTCGCCCGGTTGGGGCCGGATCGACTCCTCGCTGGTGCTGCCCACGATGTTCCAGGAGATCGTCAGCGGAAAGAAGGACGTGGCGAAGGCGTCATCGGACGCGGCGAAGAGGATGAACGACGTGTTCGGGGCGGCGGGTTGA